In a single window of the Chondrocystis sp. NIES-4102 genome:
- a CDS encoding photosystem II D2 protein, with protein MTIAVGRAPAQQGIFDAVDDWLKRDRFVFVGWSGILLFPCAYLSIGGWLTCTTFVTSWYTHGLASSYLEGCNFLTVAASTPADSMGHSLLFLWGPEAAWSFTRWCQIGGLWAFIALHGAFALIGFMLRQFEISRLVGIRPYNAIAFSAPIAVFVSVFLLYPLGQHSWFFAPSLGVAGIFRFILFVQGFHNFTLNPFHMMGVAGVLGGALLCAIHGATVENTLFDDGGEADTFRAFEPTQAEETYSMVTANRFWSQIFGIAFSNKRWLHFFMLFVPVTGLWMASIGIIGIALNLRAYDFVSQELRAAEDPEFETFYTKNILLNEGLRAWMSTQDQPHQNFEFPEEVLPRGNAL; from the coding sequence ATGACAATAGCAGTAGGACGCGCTCCAGCACAACAGGGCATCTTTGATGCGGTTGATGACTGGTTAAAACGCGATCGCTTCGTATTCGTAGGATGGTCAGGGATATTATTATTTCCTTGTGCCTACTTATCAATTGGTGGATGGTTGACTTGCACAACATTCGTAACATCATGGTATACCCATGGATTGGCAAGTTCTTATCTAGAAGGATGTAACTTTTTAACAGTAGCAGCATCAACGCCAGCAGACAGTATGGGACATTCCCTACTATTTCTGTGGGGACCTGAAGCAGCATGGAGTTTTACACGTTGGTGTCAAATAGGTGGATTGTGGGCATTTATCGCACTACACGGAGCATTTGCACTAATCGGGTTCATGCTACGTCAGTTTGAAATCTCCCGTCTAGTTGGAATTCGCCCTTATAATGCGATAGCCTTTTCAGCACCAATAGCGGTATTCGTATCAGTATTCTTACTATATCCCTTAGGACAACATAGCTGGTTCTTTGCACCAAGTTTAGGAGTTGCTGGAATCTTCCGTTTCATCCTATTTGTACAAGGATTCCATAACTTTACCCTCAATCCATTCCACATGATGGGAGTAGCAGGAGTATTAGGTGGAGCATTACTATGTGCAATTCACGGAGCGACAGTGGAAAATACACTGTTTGACGATGGTGGAGAAGCAGATACATTCCGTGCATTTGAACCAACACAAGCAGAAGAAACCTACAGTATGGTAACAGCAAACCGTTTCTGGTCACAGATATTCGGGATTGCGTTTTCTAACAAACGTTGGTTACACTTCTTCATGCTATTCGTACCAGTAACAGGTCTATGGATGGCAAGTATTGGAATCATTGGGATTGCTTTAAACTTGAGAGCATATGACTTCGTATCTCAAGAGTTGAGAGCAGCAGAAGATCCTGAATTTGAAACATTCTATACTAAAAATATTCTACTCAACGAAGGTCTAAGAGCTTGGATGTCCACTCAAGACCAACCACATCAAAACTTTGAATTCCCAGAGGAGGTTCTTCCCCGTGGTAACGCTCTCTAA
- the psbC gene encoding photosystem II 44 kDa subunit reaction center protein, with amino-acid sequence MVTLSNSAGGAGRDINSTGFAWWAGNARLINLSGKLLGAHVAHAGLIVFWTGAMTIFEVAHYVPEKPMYEQGMILIPHLATLGWGVGPGGEVISTYPYFVVGVLHLISSAVLGLGGIYHALRGPEKLEEYSNFFSQDWKDKNQMTNIIGYHLILLGLGAFLLVFKAMFFGGVYDTWAPGGGDVRVITNPTLNPATIFGYLLSAPFGGEGWIIGVNNMEDIIGGHIWVGLICIGGGIFHILTKPFAWARRALIWNGEAYLSYSIGAVSLMSFIASCYIWFNNTAYPSEFYGPTNAEASQAQAFTFLARDQQMGANIGSSQGPTGLGKYLMRSPTGEIILGGETMRFWDFRGPWLEPMRGPNGIDLDKIRNDIQPWQLRRAAEYMTHAPNASINSVGGIITESNSFNFVNIRQWLAAFQFIMAFFFLVGHLWHAGRARAAAGGFEKGIDRETEPTLFMPDLD; translated from the coding sequence GTGGTAACGCTCTCTAATTCTGCCGGTGGCGCAGGTCGCGACATTAACTCCACAGGTTTTGCCTGGTGGGCGGGTAATGCTCGTTTAATCAATCTTTCAGGTAAGCTTTTGGGCGCACACGTTGCCCATGCTGGCTTAATCGTATTTTGGACTGGTGCAATGACTATTTTTGAAGTTGCGCACTATGTTCCAGAAAAGCCCATGTATGAACAGGGCATGATTTTAATTCCTCACCTAGCAACCCTAGGTTGGGGTGTAGGACCTGGTGGTGAAGTTATCAGTACCTACCCTTACTTTGTAGTCGGTGTTTTACACCTAATCTCTTCTGCTGTTTTAGGTTTAGGCGGTATTTATCACGCTCTGCGTGGACCAGAAAAACTAGAAGAATATTCTAATTTCTTCAGTCAAGACTGGAAAGATAAAAACCAAATGACTAACATCATTGGTTATCACCTAATTCTTTTAGGGCTAGGAGCATTCCTATTAGTATTTAAGGCAATGTTCTTTGGTGGCGTATACGACACTTGGGCCCCTGGTGGTGGTGATGTTCGAGTAATTACTAACCCCACTCTTAACCCAGCTACAATCTTTGGCTATTTACTTTCTGCTCCTTTTGGTGGCGAAGGCTGGATCATTGGTGTTAACAACATGGAAGACATCATTGGTGGTCACATTTGGGTTGGTTTAATCTGTATTGGTGGTGGTATTTTCCACATTTTGACCAAACCTTTTGCCTGGGCGCGTCGTGCATTAATTTGGAATGGTGAAGCTTATCTTTCCTACAGTATCGGTGCTGTATCCTTAATGTCCTTCATCGCTTCTTGCTACATTTGGTTCAATAACACTGCTTATCCTAGTGAGTTTTATGGCCCAACTAACGCCGAAGCTTCTCAAGCACAAGCTTTTACTTTCCTAGCTCGTGACCAACAAATGGGTGCAAATATTGGTTCATCCCAAGGTCCTACTGGTTTAGGTAAATATTTGATGCGTTCTCCAACTGGCGAAATCATCCTTGGTGGTGAAACCATGCGCTTTTGGGATTTCCGTGGTCCTTGGCTAGAGCCTATGCGTGGTCCTAACGGTATTGACCTTGATAAAATTAGAAATGATATTCAGCCTTGGCAATTACGTCGTGCTGCTGAGTATATGACTCATGCTCCTAATGCTTCCATCAACTCTGTAGGTGGTATTATCACTGAGTCTAACTCCTTTAACTTTGTTAATATCCGTCAATGGTTAGCTGCCTTCCAGTTCATTATGGCTTTCTTCTTCCTAGTGGGTCACTTATGGCACGCAGGTAGAGCAAGGGCTGCTGCTGGTGGTTTTGAAAAAGGTATTGATCGTGAAACAGAACCTACATTGTTTATGCCTGACTTAGATTAA
- a CDS encoding amino acid adenylation domain protein — translation MKTNFVHPLSNQSHESQLNSNSILIDKSKSRLNLEQLPIIELPTDRSRSQIKTYKKGTYDLLLNQDLIESLKDVEKFNKIEISTQLLAALLILLNRYTEQKDLAIATHISNYQDIHAGILYLQIQNELEFQQLASELKGAINLNSNLDFDKSVNLPIIFKYQSVNKANFDIKYFEQEQTLEPDLILEVIANSENISCSFYYNKNLFNPQTIARLAGHWQTILQAIVTNPEEKLLNLPLLTPKEQQQLLNTEKNSETNSYASDLCLHQLFETQVKNNPTAIALIFEDEQLTYSELDHRANQLAIYLQQMGVKGDVLVGICIERSINMIVAILAVLKAGGAYVPLDPTYPIDRINYMLQDTQASILLTQTSLEIDLSSDQQSLKIICIDQLSDHNLTSDRQVESIVNNSNLAYVIYTSGSTGKPKGVQIEHRTAVSLLRAMVDDQPGITSEDRVLSVTTICFDVSVADIFLPLSVGAQLIIVSRRVTVDGHKLSQAIAKSDVTFMQATPVTWQLLLAALWQGSQKLKIISGGEPLSKELAARLLPKCAQLWNLYGPTETTIWSSAYQVNTLKTSISVGKPFKHIKYHILDSHLRPLPIGVPGELYIGGHCLARGYFKRPELTAAKFISDPFAKDPKARLYKTGDLARYLEDGTVECLGRLDRQVKIRGFRLEIGEIEAAILQYPGIKEVVVVDVDDVLGMKRLVAYLVVSDQAPASKELRRFLQQQLPEYMIPSAFILVENIPQTLNGKIDRLALPLVDLSNLAVDDNYVAPRNDLERQLVEIWERVLMVKPIGITTNFRDLGGNSILAVNLIAEIEKTLEKTLTLEALSSLTTIKHLVESWQKEEIEATAPIISSITAAQSKLLLTIVAGRGGLRNRPNSLMVQISDGIKAPLFVCANAYEEIALLAKHLDPQRPFYCLESGYFALEGTNRQIQELATYHLQDILAVQPEAPYFLCGYSFGGILAWEIARQLSALGKPANMVVILDTPGPQASYRFYQHLDFTCRTNWNRLLNLSKMGNPSKKPVKVKSSLNPERSLLTEQAPDPYIFQPYHHPVSLFVTTKTSYYSFFSQKLALMMFPRLGWQSDIASQLTVTKISGDHFSLLKEPQVQSLATQVDECLKRVELEI, via the coding sequence ATGAAGACTAATTTCGTACATCCGCTCTCAAATCAATCCCACGAATCCCAATTAAATAGTAATTCAATACTAATAGATAAGTCTAAAAGTAGATTGAATCTTGAGCAATTACCAATTATAGAATTGCCCACAGATAGATCGCGATCGCAGATTAAAACTTATAAAAAAGGTACTTATGACTTACTGTTAAATCAAGATTTAATTGAGTCATTAAAAGATGTAGAGAAATTTAACAAAATTGAGATATCCACTCAATTATTAGCTGCTTTATTAATTTTACTTAACCGCTACACAGAACAAAAGGATTTAGCGATTGCCACTCATATCAGTAATTATCAGGATATTCACGCAGGTATTTTATATCTACAAATACAAAATGAATTAGAATTTCAGCAGTTAGCCTCAGAACTTAAGGGTGCAATTAATTTAAATAGTAATTTAGATTTTGATAAGTCGGTAAATTTACCGATAATTTTTAAATATCAAAGTGTAAATAAGGCTAATTTTGATATTAAATATTTCGAGCAAGAGCAGACATTAGAGCCAGATTTAATTTTAGAAGTTATCGCCAATTCAGAAAATATTTCCTGTAGCTTTTACTATAATAAAAATCTGTTCAATCCCCAAACTATCGCGCGTCTAGCAGGTCATTGGCAAACAATATTACAAGCAATAGTTACAAATCCAGAAGAAAAATTATTAAATTTACCATTATTAACCCCTAAAGAACAACAACAACTATTAAATACTGAAAAAAACAGCGAAACTAACAGCTATGCTAGTGATTTATGCCTACATCAATTATTTGAAACTCAAGTAAAAAATAATCCCACAGCCATTGCATTAATCTTTGAGGATGAACAGTTAACCTATTCAGAATTAGATCATCGAGCCAACCAATTAGCCATTTATCTACAACAAATGGGGGTTAAGGGCGATGTTTTAGTAGGTATCTGTATAGAGCGGTCAATTAACATGATCGTGGCTATTTTAGCAGTATTAAAAGCAGGGGGTGCTTATGTACCTCTAGATCCCACTTATCCCATCGATCGCATTAACTATATGTTGCAAGATACTCAAGCTAGTATTTTGTTAACCCAAACAAGTTTAGAAATAGATTTATCCTCTGATCAACAGTCATTAAAAATCATCTGTATAGATCAGTTAAGCGATCATAATTTAACAAGCGATCGCCAAGTAGAATCAATAGTTAATAACTCCAATTTAGCTTATGTAATCTACACATCAGGGTCTACTGGTAAGCCTAAAGGAGTACAAATAGAACATCGTACTGCTGTTAGTCTGTTAAGGGCGATGGTTGATGATCAACCTGGTATTACCAGTGAGGATCGAGTTTTATCTGTAACCACTATTTGTTTTGATGTATCGGTGGCAGATATCTTTCTCCCCTTAAGCGTTGGCGCACAATTAATTATAGTTAGTCGTCGAGTAACTGTGGATGGTCATAAATTATCCCAAGCCATAGCCAAGTCAGATGTAACATTTATGCAGGCTACACCAGTCACTTGGCAATTATTACTCGCTGCGCTTTGGCAGGGTAGTCAAAAGTTAAAAATTATTTCTGGGGGAGAGCCATTATCGAAAGAATTGGCAGCACGTTTACTACCTAAATGCGCTCAATTGTGGAATTTATATGGGCCGACAGAAACTACTATCTGGTCTTCTGCTTATCAGGTTAATACCCTAAAAACCTCAATTTCTGTGGGTAAGCCTTTTAAACATATCAAATATCATATTTTAGATTCCCATCTACGACCATTACCAATTGGTGTACCTGGAGAACTATATATTGGTGGTCACTGTTTAGCTAGGGGTTATTTTAAGCGACCAGAATTAACCGCAGCTAAATTTATCTCAGATCCTTTTGCAAAAGATCCAAAAGCTCGTTTATATAAAACTGGTGATTTAGCCCGTTATCTAGAAGATGGGACGGTAGAATGCTTAGGTCGTCTAGATCGTCAGGTTAAAATTCGTGGTTTTAGACTAGAAATTGGTGAAATTGAAGCTGCTATTTTGCAATATCCAGGTATTAAAGAAGTAGTAGTAGTAGATGTGGATGATGTTTTAGGGATGAAGCGTTTAGTCGCCTATTTAGTTGTGAGTGATCAAGCCCCAGCATCGAAGGAATTACGGCGATTTCTCCAACAGCAGTTACCTGAATACATGATTCCCAGTGCTTTTATTCTGGTCGAGAATATACCTCAAACACTTAATGGCAAAATAGATCGTCTCGCTTTACCCCTAGTCGATTTAAGCAATTTAGCTGTAGATGATAATTACGTTGCGCCTCGTAATGATCTAGAAAGACAATTAGTTGAAATTTGGGAAAGGGTGCTAATGGTAAAACCAATTGGCATAACCACTAATTTTAGAGACTTAGGGGGAAATTCTATCTTAGCTGTGAATTTAATTGCTGAAATTGAAAAAACTCTAGAAAAAACCTTAACCCTTGAGGCTTTATCTTCCTTAACTACCATCAAACATTTAGTAGAAAGTTGGCAAAAAGAAGAAATTGAGGCTACTGCACCAATTATTTCTAGTATTACTGCTGCACAATCAAAACTATTATTAACCATTGTTGCTGGTCGTGGTGGTCTGCGTAATCGTCCTAATTCGTTGATGGTACAAATAAGTGATGGTATTAAAGCACCTTTATTTGTATGTGCCAATGCTTACGAAGAAATTGCGCTGTTGGCTAAACATTTAGATCCTCAAAGACCATTTTATTGTTTAGAATCAGGTTATTTTGCCCTAGAAGGTACTAACCGCCAAATTCAGGAACTAGCTACCTATCATCTTCAAGATATTTTAGCAGTACAACCAGAAGCACCTTATTTTCTCTGTGGGTATTCCTTCGGGGGTATTTTAGCTTGGGAAATTGCGAGGCAACTGTCAGCCTTGGGTAAACCAGCTAATATGGTAGTGATTTTAGATACACCAGGGCCTCAAGCAAGTTACCGTTTCTATCAACATTTAGATTTTACCTGTCGTACTAATTGGAATCGTTTGCTGAATTTATCTAAAATGGGCAACCCAAGTAAGAAACCAGTAAAAGTTAAATCTTCTCTTAATCCAGAGCGATCGCTTTTAACTGAACAAGCTCCTGATCCTTATATTTTCCAACCTTATCACCATCCTGTCTCTTTATTTGTCACTACCAAAACCAGTTACTATTCATTTTTTAGTCAGAAACTGGCATTAATGATGTTTCCCAGGCTTGGATGGCAATCAGATATTGCTTCACAACTGACGGTAACTAAAATTTCAGGTGATCATTTTTCTTTACTCAAAGAACCTCAAGTTCAATCTTTAGCCACTCAAGTAGATGAATGTTTGAAAAGGGTTGAATTAGAAATTTAG
- a CDS encoding PBS lyase HEAT domain protein repeat-containing protein, with protein sequence MPDLEKIATQLESPNSKDRLLALTSLREVDPEDAVPLIKKVLNDEMLPVRSMAVFALGVKPTAECFPILIELLESDPDYGIRADAAGALGYLNDIRAFEYLVRAFYEDTNWLVRFSAAVSLGNLQDIRAKEVLMKALDSEEVILQQAAIAALGEIKATEAVDKILNFASSEDWLIRQRIAEALGNLKTDKSISALKFLAKDLHPQVQSAARISLEKLGA encoded by the coding sequence ATGCCAGATTTAGAAAAAATTGCAACTCAGCTAGAAAGTCCCAACTCTAAGGATCGTTTATTGGCTTTAACTTCTTTAAGAGAAGTAGATCCAGAAGATGCAGTACCTTTAATTAAAAAGGTTTTGAATGATGAAATGTTGCCCGTACGCTCTATGGCGGTTTTTGCTTTGGGAGTTAAGCCAACGGCGGAATGTTTCCCTATTTTAATTGAGTTGTTGGAAAGTGATCCAGATTATGGTATTCGTGCTGATGCTGCTGGAGCTTTGGGATATTTAAATGATATTCGGGCTTTTGAGTATCTAGTTAGAGCATTTTATGAAGATACCAATTGGCTGGTGAGATTTAGTGCTGCGGTGTCTTTGGGTAATTTACAGGATATTCGAGCAAAAGAAGTGCTGATGAAAGCTTTAGATAGTGAGGAAGTAATTTTACAACAAGCAGCGATCGCAGCCTTAGGTGAAATTAAAGCTACTGAAGCCGTAGATAAGATTCTTAATTTTGCAAGTTCGGAAGACTGGTTAATTCGTCAAAGAATAGCTGAAGCTTTGGGTAACTTAAAAACTGACAAAAGTATTTCTGCTTTGAAATTTTTGGCAAAAGATCTTCATCCGCAAGTACAATCAGCAGCAAGGATTTCTTTAGAGAAGTTGGGAGCGTAA
- the putA gene encoding bifunctional proline dehydrogenase/delta-1-pyrroline-5-carboxylate dehydrogenase — translation MNLGANLRYESKTQAIAQELIKSTREGNNIFSRMRDQMRWDDKVLDWTMANPGLRVQMFRFIDTIPALQSKAEIANHFQQYMSAEAVELPGALKGILNFSDPDSFPAQTAAATITKAVETLAYKYIAGENIASVMKTIARLRKEGMTYTIDLLGEAVITETEAEEYLKRYLDLIEQLTQQAKGWQRVEGIDLASGELLPQVQVSVKLTAFYSQFDPLDPVGSKAKVCDRLRILLRQAEVLGAAIHFDMEQYRYKDLTLQILKELLMEEEFRTRSDLGITLQAYLRDSYQDLQEIISWVKERGYPLTVRLVKGAYWDQETIKSEQNHWQQPVYNQKAATDVNYERMTQLLLENHQYLYAAIGSHNVRSQALACAIAETLNIPPRRFEMQVLYGMGDKLAQALVKRGHRVRVYSPYGKLLPGMAYLIRRLLENTANSSFLRQNQENKPVAELIAPPVVKEEDNHRQVNQKNTFQNAPDTDYADTAKRQKAQQTLEEVRQKLGKTYLPLINGEYLETSDYLDSINPARNSELIGKIGQISLEQAEMAINAAKEAFKSWKLTPAKTRADILRKAADLMEQRRHELNAWICLEVGKIIPQADGEVSEAIDFCRYYASEMERLARGINYDLAGENNRYFYQPKGIAVVISPWNFPFAIATGMTVAALVTGNCTLLKPAATSSVIAAKLTEILIEAGIPKGVFQYVPGKGSQIGTYLVEHKDTQMIAFTGSREVGCQIYAAAAKLQPGQKHLKRVIAEMGGKNAIIVDESADLDQAVVGVVQSAFGYSGQKCSACSRVIVLAPVYESFLARLIAATQSLNVGVADDPGMQMSAVIDAPARDRILEYIEQGKQQSKLVLEMSVPEGGYYISPTIFSQVQPDHVIAQSEIFGPVLAVIQADNFDQALTIANGTDYALTGGLYSRTPKNIEQAEVEFEVGNLYINRNITGAIVARQPFGGFKLSGVGSKAGGADYLLQFLDPRVVTENIQRQGFAPIEGAE, via the coding sequence ATGAATTTAGGTGCTAATCTTCGCTACGAATCAAAAACTCAAGCAATTGCTCAAGAATTAATCAAGAGTACCAGGGAAGGAAACAATATTTTTAGTCGGATGCGTGATCAGATGCGCTGGGATGACAAAGTTCTAGACTGGACAATGGCTAACCCAGGGTTAAGAGTACAGATGTTCCGCTTTATTGATACAATTCCTGCCCTACAAAGTAAAGCGGAGATTGCTAACCACTTTCAGCAATATATGAGTGCCGAAGCGGTAGAATTGCCAGGCGCGCTCAAAGGTATTTTGAATTTTAGCGATCCTGATTCATTTCCCGCCCAAACTGCTGCTGCTACTATTACTAAAGCAGTTGAAACTTTGGCATATAAATATATAGCGGGGGAAAATATCGCCTCGGTAATGAAAACGATCGCCCGTTTGCGTAAAGAGGGAATGACCTATACGATCGATTTATTGGGAGAAGCAGTAATTACCGAAACTGAGGCGGAAGAATATTTAAAAAGGTATTTAGATTTAATTGAACAGTTAACCCAACAAGCTAAGGGGTGGCAACGTGTTGAGGGAATAGATTTAGCTAGTGGTGAATTATTACCCCAGGTACAGGTATCTGTAAAATTAACCGCCTTTTATTCCCAGTTTGATCCTTTAGATCCTGTAGGTAGTAAAGCCAAGGTATGCGATCGCCTGAGAATTTTATTACGTCAGGCAGAGGTATTGGGGGCAGCGATACATTTTGATATGGAACAATATCGCTATAAGGATCTAACTTTACAGATTCTTAAAGAGTTGTTGATGGAAGAGGAATTTCGTACTCGTAGTGATTTAGGTATTACTTTACAAGCCTATCTACGAGATTCTTATCAAGATCTGCAAGAAATAATTAGTTGGGTAAAGGAAAGGGGATATCCTTTAACCGTAAGATTGGTAAAAGGGGCATATTGGGATCAAGAAACGATAAAATCAGAACAAAATCATTGGCAACAGCCTGTATATAATCAAAAAGCAGCTACCGATGTCAATTATGAACGCATGACCCAATTATTGCTAGAAAACCATCAATATCTCTATGCTGCTATTGGTAGTCATAATGTCCGTTCTCAGGCTTTGGCTTGTGCGATCGCTGAAACTTTAAATATTCCTCCCCGTCGTTTTGAAATGCAGGTTTTGTACGGCATGGGGGATAAATTAGCGCAGGCGTTAGTTAAAAGGGGGCATCGGGTAAGGGTTTATTCTCCCTACGGTAAATTGTTACCAGGAATGGCTTATTTAATTCGCAGGTTATTGGAAAATACGGCAAATAGTTCTTTTTTAAGACAAAATCAGGAAAATAAGCCAGTGGCGGAATTAATTGCCCCTCCTGTTGTTAAGGAAGAGGATAACCATAGGCAGGTAAATCAAAAAAACACTTTCCAAAATGCCCCAGATACAGATTATGCAGATACAGCCAAGAGGCAGAAGGCACAACAAACATTAGAAGAGGTTAGGCAGAAATTGGGTAAAACCTATTTACCTTTAATTAATGGTGAATATCTCGAAACCTCCGACTATTTAGATTCAATTAATCCTGCTAGAAACAGTGAATTAATTGGTAAAATTGGACAAATTTCGCTAGAACAAGCGGAAATGGCGATCAATGCTGCAAAAGAGGCTTTTAAATCTTGGAAATTGACCCCAGCTAAAACTAGGGCGGATATCTTGCGTAAGGCTGCGGATCTCATGGAACAACGCAGACATGAATTAAACGCTTGGATCTGTCTGGAAGTGGGTAAAATAATTCCTCAAGCAGATGGAGAAGTTTCTGAGGCGATCGATTTTTGTCGTTATTATGCTTCTGAAATGGAAAGATTAGCTAGAGGTATTAATTATGACCTAGCAGGAGAAAATAATCGTTATTTCTATCAACCAAAAGGCATTGCAGTAGTAATTTCCCCGTGGAATTTTCCTTTTGCGATCGCAACTGGCATGACTGTCGCTGCTTTGGTAACAGGTAATTGTACTCTTTTAAAACCTGCTGCTACTTCTTCGGTAATTGCTGCTAAGTTAACTGAAATTTTAATTGAGGCTGGTATTCCCAAAGGAGTCTTTCAATATGTGCCTGGTAAAGGTTCACAAATAGGTACATATTTAGTTGAACACAAAGACACCCAGATGATCGCTTTTACAGGTTCGAGGGAAGTAGGTTGCCAAATATATGCAGCAGCAGCCAAACTACAACCAGGACAAAAACATCTTAAACGAGTCATTGCTGAAATGGGGGGTAAAAATGCAATTATCGTTGATGAAAGTGCTGATTTAGATCAAGCGGTAGTGGGAGTAGTACAATCGGCATTTGGCTATAGTGGTCAAAAATGTTCTGCCTGTTCTAGGGTGATAGTCTTAGCCCCTGTATACGAGTCTTTTCTGGCTAGATTAATTGCAGCCACTCAATCCCTTAATGTCGGTGTGGCGGATGATCCAGGTATGCAAATGAGCGCAGTTATTGATGCTCCAGCACGCGATCGCATTTTAGAATATATCGAACAAGGTAAGCAACAAAGTAAATTAGTTTTAGAAATGTCCGTACCTGAAGGTGGGTATTACATTTCCCCAACTATTTTTAGTCAAGTCCAACCTGATCATGTAATTGCTCAATCTGAGATTTTTGGCCCAGTTTTAGCTGTAATTCAAGCAGATAATTTTGATCAGGCTTTAACTATTGCTAACGGTACAGATTACGCCTTAACAGGTGGTTTATACTCCCGTACCCCAAAAAATATTGAGCAAGCCGAGGTTGAATTTGAAGTCGGCAATTTGTATATCAATCGCAATATTACTGGTGCGATCGTTGCTCGTCAACCTTTTGGGGGTTTTAAACTCTCTGGAGTTGGTTCAAAAGCAGGAGGCGCAGACTATCTCTTACAATTCTTAGATCCTCGTGTGGTAACAGAAAACATCCAGCGTCAAGGTTTTGCACCCATTGAAGGAGCAGAATAA